The proteins below are encoded in one region of Streptomyces sp. NBC_00490:
- a CDS encoding AAA family ATPase has protein sequence MTTATTTWSDEDLSAVRRLKALGRSVEQHFVGRRLALDLLEVAVIAHEHVLLLGPPGTGKTDLVSRFAAGLGGRPFVRLLTRFTEPAELFGPVDVPAFQNGAQYRFRTEGMLPTAQVAFLDEIFQSGSPILNTLLTVMNERVFHNGHDIESVPLITLVGAANSLPQDPSLLAFADRFLLRLTIPPVAGNRLDELLAKGSARGTPAEGDGHSWIEPAALGRLGRQLAHADLSAVTPEYAELVRELLGQGVTLSDRRIIRGQRLVAAAALRAERVRAEPADLWPLEHFWSDPAHATVVRDAVRRRTGGPGEDPDEPARTMQRLVSEARILRRQVDAGSPPAAVERVLRQLNALRLELRRAVPGNREGEGEVARIIDETLKLLDQG, from the coding sequence ATGACCACCGCGACGACCACGTGGAGCGACGAGGACCTCTCGGCCGTGCGGCGGCTCAAGGCGCTCGGCCGCAGTGTGGAGCAGCACTTCGTGGGGCGGCGGCTCGCTCTGGATCTGCTGGAGGTCGCGGTGATCGCGCATGAGCACGTGCTGCTGCTCGGCCCGCCCGGCACCGGCAAGACGGACCTGGTCAGCCGGTTCGCCGCGGGCCTCGGCGGCCGTCCCTTCGTGCGGCTGCTGACCCGGTTCACCGAGCCGGCCGAGCTGTTCGGGCCGGTGGACGTGCCCGCCTTCCAGAACGGCGCCCAGTACCGGTTCCGCACCGAGGGGATGCTGCCCACGGCACAGGTCGCCTTCCTCGACGAGATCTTCCAGAGCGGCAGCCCGATCCTCAACACCCTGCTGACGGTGATGAACGAGCGGGTGTTCCACAACGGCCACGACATCGAGTCCGTGCCGCTCATCACCCTCGTCGGCGCCGCCAACAGTCTGCCGCAGGACCCGTCGTTGCTGGCCTTCGCCGACCGGTTCCTGCTCAGGCTGACGATCCCGCCGGTCGCCGGGAACCGGCTGGACGAGCTGCTGGCGAAGGGGTCCGCACGGGGCACCCCGGCCGAGGGTGACGGGCACAGTTGGATCGAGCCCGCCGCGCTGGGCCGTCTGGGCCGCCAGCTGGCGCACGCCGATCTGAGCGCGGTCACCCCCGAGTACGCCGAGCTGGTCCGTGAACTCCTGGGCCAGGGCGTGACGTTGTCGGACCGCCGGATCATCCGCGGACAGCGCCTGGTGGCGGCCGCCGCGCTGCGGGCCGAGCGGGTGCGGGCCGAACCCGCCGACCTGTGGCCGCTGGAGCACTTCTGGTCCGACCCTGCCCACGCGACGGTGGTGCGGGACGCGGTGCGGCGCCGTACCGGCGGGCCGGGCGAGGATCCCGACGAGCCGGCCCGCACCATGCAGCGCCTGGTCTCCGAGGCCCGGATCCTCAGACGCCAGGTCGACGCCGGTTCGCCGCCCGCCGCGGTCGAACGTGTGTTGCGACAACTCAACGCCCTGAGACTGGAGTTGAGGCGTGCGGTTCCCGGCAACCGAGAGGGCGAAGGGGAGGTCGCGCGTATCATTGACGAGACTCTGAAATTGCTGGACCAGGGCTGA
- a CDS encoding ArsR/SmtB family transcription factor — protein MSARTHLSPAHHAHPRTPGDEQFALAAELLALLGDRTRLALLHALTRGEADVTTLTEACGAARPAVSQHLARLRLAGLVTTRKEGRRVIYALRDGHLRRLVDEALSVADHRLDDRPVHD, from the coding sequence ATGAGCGCACGCACGCACCTGTCACCTGCGCATCATGCGCACCCGCGTACTCCCGGCGACGAACAGTTCGCCCTCGCCGCCGAACTCCTCGCCCTCCTCGGCGACCGCACCCGCCTCGCCCTGCTGCACGCCCTGACCAGGGGAGAGGCCGACGTCACGACCCTCACGGAAGCCTGCGGAGCGGCGCGTCCCGCGGTCAGCCAGCACCTGGCACGGTTGCGGCTGGCGGGGCTGGTGACCACACGGAAAGAGGGGCGGCGGGTGATCTACGCACTGCGGGACGGGCATCTGCGGCGGCTGGTGGACGAGGCGCTCAGCGTGGCGGACCACCGGCTCGACGACCGGCCGGTGCACGACTGA
- a CDS encoding radical SAM-modified peptide, FtsH ternary system-associated, producing the protein MSTEYRFVEDLPDLIDASEYDEHPDGRLVRLRITWDEQGVQVLGDAFRPDLLEALLEKMGPDAVEQMLCG; encoded by the coding sequence ATGAGCACCGAGTACCGCTTCGTGGAGGACCTGCCGGACCTGATCGACGCGTCCGAGTACGACGAGCATCCCGACGGACGGCTCGTACGGCTGCGGATCACCTGGGACGAGCAGGGCGTACAGGTGCTGGGCGACGCCTTCCGGCCCGACCTGTTGGAGGCCCTGCTGGAGAAGATGGGGCCGGACGCGGTGGAGCAGATGCTCTGCGGGTGA
- a CDS encoding acyltransferase produces MPKKNTFSSWCRSLTQRAVHAGWAWVQRTGSVTAEHPGRFRFGALGEHSRLAFPLGTVFGEPWITLGSHCIVGEQVTLTAGLMPDLDLGPEPILRIGDGVVLGRGSHVIADTTVTIGSDCYFGPYVYVTSTNHSYDDPHEPIGKQWPRMEPVEIGPGCWIGTGAVILPGARIGRNVVVAAGAVVRGAVPDHAVVAGAPAKVVRRWTPEDGWQPPLRTPAPRPIPEGVTPEQLNALAGLDEESAAKLAELD; encoded by the coding sequence GTGCCGAAGAAGAACACGTTCTCATCCTGGTGTCGCAGCCTCACGCAGCGTGCCGTCCACGCGGGCTGGGCCTGGGTGCAGCGCACGGGTTCCGTGACCGCCGAGCACCCGGGACGGTTCCGCTTCGGCGCGCTGGGCGAGCACTCGCGGCTCGCGTTTCCGCTCGGCACGGTCTTCGGGGAGCCGTGGATCACGCTGGGTTCGCACTGCATCGTCGGTGAGCAGGTCACCCTGACCGCCGGTCTGATGCCCGACCTGGACCTCGGCCCGGAACCGATCCTGCGGATCGGGGACGGCGTCGTCCTCGGCCGCGGCAGTCATGTCATCGCCGACACGACGGTCACCATCGGCAGCGACTGCTACTTCGGGCCCTATGTGTACGTCACGTCCACGAACCATTCGTACGACGATCCCCACGAGCCCATCGGCAAGCAGTGGCCGCGCATGGAGCCGGTGGAGATCGGCCCCGGCTGCTGGATCGGCACCGGCGCCGTGATCCTGCCGGGGGCGCGGATCGGGCGGAACGTCGTCGTGGCGGCCGGGGCGGTGGTGCGCGGTGCGGTGCCCGACCACGCCGTGGTGGCGGGGGCGCCCGCCAAGGTCGTACGGCGATGGACTCCCGAGGACGGCTGGCAGCCGCCGCTGCGGACCCCGGCGCCCCGGCCGATCCCCGAGGGGGTCACTCCGGAGCAGCTCAACGCGCTGGCCGGGCTGGACGAGGAGAGCGCGGCGAAACTCGCCGAGCTTGACTGA
- a CDS encoding 4-hydroxybenzoate 3-monooxygenase: MTSPTPHSNSGAVHRSPVVVIGAGPAGLTIGNILRAASVDCVVLEIETREFIERRPRAGVLEEWAVRGLEERGLAVNLLERAQRHAECEFRFGGERYRFEYAELTGHHHWIYPQQLLVTDLVREYADVRGGDIRFGVRDVELHDLDTDRPAVSYTDPESGERVLIHCDFVAGCDGARGATRAVVTPERAHVSRYDYGIGWLALLAEAPPSNDCVVFGMHPHGFAGHMARSPEVTRYYLECPPGDDPENWSHDRVWSELRERLGAAGAPPLTEGRLIEKRVLDMHSYVVEPMAFGRLFLAGDAAHLTAPIAAKGMNLALHDAFVLGDALVAQLGKGDGTGLSGYSSACLGRVWDYQEFSQWLSGIYHGTSSGDPYRAGTTLARLRRLFGSPSAASAFAEQYLGKGSGY, encoded by the coding sequence ATGACTTCCCCCACCCCCCACTCCAACTCCGGTGCCGTACACCGCAGTCCGGTCGTCGTCATCGGCGCCGGGCCCGCGGGGCTGACCATCGGGAACATTCTGCGGGCCGCCTCCGTCGACTGTGTGGTCCTGGAGATCGAGACCCGTGAGTTCATCGAGCGGCGGCCGCGGGCCGGGGTGCTGGAGGAGTGGGCGGTACGCGGTCTGGAGGAGCGGGGCCTCGCGGTGAACCTGCTGGAGCGGGCGCAGCGGCACGCCGAGTGCGAGTTCCGGTTCGGCGGGGAGCGGTACCGGTTCGAGTACGCCGAACTGACGGGTCATCACCACTGGATCTATCCGCAGCAGTTGCTGGTGACCGACCTGGTGCGCGAGTACGCCGACGTGCGCGGCGGCGACATACGGTTCGGCGTGCGGGACGTGGAGCTGCACGACCTGGACACGGACCGCCCGGCGGTGTCGTACACGGACCCGGAGTCGGGTGAACGGGTGCTGATCCACTGTGACTTCGTCGCGGGCTGTGACGGTGCACGCGGTGCGACCCGCGCCGTAGTGACGCCGGAGCGCGCGCACGTCTCCCGTTACGACTACGGCATCGGCTGGCTGGCGCTGCTCGCCGAGGCCCCGCCGTCCAACGACTGCGTGGTGTTCGGCATGCACCCCCACGGCTTCGCCGGCCACATGGCCCGCAGCCCCGAGGTCACCCGCTACTACCTGGAGTGCCCGCCGGGCGACGACCCGGAGAACTGGTCGCACGACCGCGTCTGGTCCGAGCTGCGGGAACGCCTGGGGGCGGCGGGCGCACCGCCCCTCACGGAGGGCCGGCTGATCGAGAAGCGCGTCCTCGACATGCACAGCTATGTCGTCGAGCCGATGGCGTTCGGCCGGCTCTTCCTCGCCGGGGACGCCGCCCATCTGACGGCGCCCATCGCGGCGAAGGGCATGAACCTCGCCCTGCACGACGCGTTCGTGCTCGGCGACGCGCTGGTCGCACAGCTCGGCAAGGGCGACGGCACGGGACTGTCCGGCTACTCGTCCGCGTGCCTGGGCCGGGTCTGGGACTACCAGGAGTTCTCCCAGTGGCTCTCCGGCATCTACCACGGCACCTCCTCCGGCGACCCCTACCGCGCGGGCACCACCCTGGCCCGGCTGCGCCGCCTCTTCGGTTCGCCGTCCGCGGCGTCGGCCTTCGCGGAGCAGTACCTGGGCAAGGGGTCCGGGTACTGA
- a CDS encoding YbaK/EbsC family protein → MDAPIGHFDNARPAPDCLDELTAPVADAVRRWSGSVPAEQIVYVETDPQWADTAVFVQHYGQELLEQSANCVIVAGKRGGESQLAACVVLSTTRVDVNGVVRRQLGARKASFASMDTATGESGMEYGGITPVGLPADWPVLVDSAVVDLPYVLVGSGRRRGKLLVPGKAFAELPGAVVLEGLGIA, encoded by the coding sequence ATGGACGCACCCATCGGACACTTCGACAACGCCCGGCCCGCCCCCGACTGCCTCGACGAGCTGACCGCCCCCGTCGCGGACGCCGTACGCCGCTGGAGCGGCAGCGTCCCCGCCGAGCAGATCGTCTACGTCGAGACCGACCCGCAGTGGGCCGACACGGCCGTCTTCGTGCAGCACTACGGGCAGGAGCTGCTCGAACAGTCCGCGAACTGCGTCATCGTCGCGGGCAAGCGCGGCGGAGAGTCCCAACTGGCCGCCTGTGTCGTCCTGTCCACCACCCGCGTCGACGTCAACGGTGTGGTGCGCCGCCAACTGGGCGCCCGCAAGGCCTCGTTCGCCTCGATGGACACGGCGACGGGGGAGAGCGGCATGGAGTACGGCGGCATCACCCCCGTGGGACTCCCCGCCGACTGGCCCGTCCTGGTGGACTCGGCCGTCGTCGACCTGCCGTACGTCCTTGTGGGCAGCGGACGGCGGCGCGGCAAGCTGCTGGTGCCGGGGAAGGCGTTCGCGGAGCTGCCGGGTGCGGTGGTGCTGGAGGGGCTCGGGATCGCCTGA
- a CDS encoding DMT family transporter: MTALFALASSLLWGLADFGGGLLTRRVPALTVVVVSQAIAAVVLGVTVVATGGWSEAGPRLWFAAAAGLVGPVGLICFYKALALGPMGVVSPLGTLGVAVPVGVGLVLGERPGPAQFAGIGVAVLGVALAGGPQLRGAPVQRRTILLTLVAAFGFGTVFALIAEASTTVTGLFLALFVQRVVNVVVGGAVLYTSVRRGAPALPAGGFPWASFPALAFVGLADVAANGTYAVAAGLGPVTVAAVLASLYPVVTALAARGFLSERLRAVQAAGAGLALVGTLLLATG; the protein is encoded by the coding sequence GTGACAGCACTCTTCGCCCTGGCCAGCAGCCTCCTGTGGGGGCTGGCCGACTTCGGCGGCGGACTGCTGACCCGGCGCGTCCCCGCGCTCACCGTGGTGGTCGTCTCACAGGCGATCGCGGCGGTCGTGCTCGGCGTGACCGTGGTCGCCACCGGTGGCTGGAGCGAGGCCGGGCCGCGGCTGTGGTTCGCGGCCGCCGCCGGACTCGTCGGCCCCGTCGGCCTGATCTGCTTCTACAAGGCGCTCGCCCTGGGCCCGATGGGCGTGGTCTCCCCGCTCGGCACCCTCGGCGTGGCCGTCCCGGTCGGCGTGGGTCTCGTCCTCGGTGAGCGCCCTGGTCCGGCGCAGTTCGCGGGGATCGGGGTCGCCGTCCTCGGTGTCGCCCTCGCGGGCGGCCCGCAACTGAGGGGCGCCCCCGTGCAGCGGCGGACCATCCTGCTCACCCTGGTCGCGGCGTTCGGCTTCGGCACGGTGTTCGCCCTGATCGCGGAGGCGTCCACCACGGTCACCGGCCTGTTCCTCGCGCTCTTCGTGCAGCGTGTGGTGAACGTCGTCGTCGGCGGCGCCGTGCTGTACACCTCGGTCCGCAGGGGCGCCCCCGCGCTCCCGGCGGGCGGTTTCCCCTGGGCCTCGTTCCCGGCGCTGGCCTTCGTCGGCCTCGCGGACGTCGCGGCGAACGGCACCTACGCGGTCGCCGCCGGACTGGGCCCGGTCACCGTGGCCGCGGTGCTCGCCTCGCTCTACCCCGTGGTGACCGCCCTCGCCGCACGCGGTTTCCTCAGCGAACGACTACGGGCCGTCCAGGCGGCCGGCGCCGGCCTGGCCCTGGTCGGCACACTGCTGCTGGCGACCGGCTGA
- a CDS encoding helix-turn-helix domain-containing protein — protein sequence MSDLDLLTQSLARNVKRWRTERGFTLDALAARAGVSRGMLIQIEQARTNPSIGTVVKIGDALGVSVTTLLDYEQGPKVRIVPPEQVVRLWHTDAGSYSKLLAGTEAPGPLEMWAWKLMPGESSSSDPHPVGTVEIAHVTVGELTLTVDGVEYRVPAGSSVTFEANASHTYGNQGDVPMELLLAISVPAAP from the coding sequence GTGTCGGACCTCGATCTGCTGACCCAGTCCCTGGCGCGCAATGTCAAGCGCTGGCGGACCGAACGCGGCTTCACCCTCGACGCGCTGGCCGCGCGCGCCGGAGTCAGCCGCGGCATGCTCATCCAGATCGAACAGGCCCGGACCAATCCGAGTATCGGCACCGTCGTGAAGATCGGCGACGCCCTCGGGGTCAGCGTCACCACCCTGCTCGACTACGAGCAGGGCCCGAAGGTGCGCATCGTCCCGCCCGAGCAGGTCGTCCGGCTGTGGCACACCGACGCGGGCAGCTACAGCAAGCTCCTCGCGGGCACGGAGGCCCCCGGCCCACTGGAGATGTGGGCGTGGAAGCTCATGCCGGGTGAGAGCAGCTCCTCCGATCCGCACCCGGTCGGCACGGTCGAGATCGCGCATGTCACGGTGGGCGAACTGACCCTCACCGTCGACGGTGTCGAGTACCGCGTCCCGGCCGGCTCCAGCGTCACCTTCGAGGCCAACGCCTCGCACACCTACGGCAATCAGGGTGACGTCCCGATGGAACTGCTGCTGGCCATCTCGGTGCCGGCCGCGCCCTGA
- the amrS gene encoding AmmeMemoRadiSam system radical SAM enzyme — translation MPADFYRPVEGGLQCTLCPFRCRLRDGDTGACKVRRREGDRVLTATRGTTVEHWSSVERKPFYHFRPGLPLLTLAPPGCSFRCDYCVNHRVSQYGRDPDSRVAPRDTDPEALVRTAAERGGGIALSYSEPSLAAELTLELGAHARTSGVPVVWKSNGFLTPEAVERVAPVLAAVNIDLKAAGEEEHRRLTGAPLAPVLETIRSMKAAGVWVEISTPLIPGTSAEDEQLARIAEFVAGLGPDTPWHLLRFTPTYRMHRQRPTSPERLGSAMRIGRDAGLRYVYVERALGAEGRATRCPGCGAEAVSRGVWGQAESRLRDGGCPACGERIAGVWNDVGANEGNRG, via the coding sequence GTGCCTGCCGACTTCTACCGTCCCGTCGAGGGTGGCCTTCAGTGCACCCTCTGCCCCTTCCGCTGCCGGCTGCGCGACGGTGACACCGGCGCCTGCAAGGTACGCAGACGGGAGGGCGACCGGGTGCTGACCGCCACCCGGGGAACCACCGTCGAGCACTGGTCGTCGGTCGAGCGCAAGCCCTTCTACCACTTCCGGCCCGGCCTGCCGCTGCTGACGCTGGCCCCGCCGGGCTGCTCGTTCCGCTGCGACTACTGCGTCAACCACCGTGTCTCCCAGTACGGCAGGGACCCCGACAGCCGCGTCGCCCCGCGCGACACCGACCCCGAGGCACTGGTGCGGACCGCGGCGGAACGGGGCGGCGGCATCGCCCTGTCGTACTCCGAGCCCTCCCTCGCCGCCGAGCTGACCCTCGAACTCGGCGCGCACGCGCGGACGTCGGGCGTCCCGGTGGTCTGGAAGAGCAACGGCTTCCTCACCCCCGAAGCCGTGGAGCGCGTCGCCCCGGTCCTCGCCGCCGTCAACATCGACCTCAAGGCGGCCGGCGAGGAGGAACACCGCCGGCTCACGGGCGCGCCGCTCGCCCCGGTCCTGGAGACGATCCGGTCGATGAAGGCAGCGGGGGTGTGGGTGGAGATCAGCACACCGCTGATCCCCGGGACCAGCGCCGAGGACGAACAGCTCGCGAGGATCGCCGAGTTCGTCGCCGGGCTCGGCCCCGACACCCCCTGGCATCTGCTGCGCTTCACCCCGACCTACCGGATGCACCGCCAACGGCCCACCTCACCGGAACGGTTGGGGAGCGCGATGCGGATCGGGCGGGACGCGGGACTGCGGTACGTGTACGTCGAGCGGGCGCTGGGCGCCGAAGGACGCGCCACCCGATGCCCGGGGTGCGGTGCCGAGGCGGTGTCGCGCGGGGTGTGGGGACAGGCCGAGAGCCGCCTGCGCGACGGGGGCTGTCCCGCATGCGGGGAACGGATCGCGGGTGTGTGGAACGACGTCGGAGCGAACGAGGGGAACCGAGGATGA